In Camelus dromedarius isolate mCamDro1 chromosome 3, mCamDro1.pat, whole genome shotgun sequence, one DNA window encodes the following:
- the EGFLAM gene encoding pikachurin isoform X2 has product MRFKTTAKDGLLMWRGDSPMRPNSDFISLGLRDGALVFSYNLGSGVASIMVNGSFHDGRWHRVKAVRDGQSGKITVDDYGARTGKSPGMMRQLNINGALYVGGMKEIALHTNRQYMRGLVGCISHFTLSTDYHISLVEDAVDGKNINTCGAK; this is encoded by the exons ATGAGGTTTAAGACAACTGCCAAAGACGGCCTGCTGATGTGGAGGGGAGACAGCCCCATGAGACCCAACAGTGACTTCATTTCCTTGGGCCTTCGGGATGGAGCCCTGGTGTTCAG CTACAACCTGGGCAGTGGTGTGGCATCCATCATGGTGAACGGCTCCTTCCACGATGGTCGGTGGCACCGAGTCAAGGCTGTGAG GGATGGCCAATCAGGAAAGATAACCGTGGATGACTACGGGGCCAGAACAGGCAAGTCACCTGGCATGATGAGGCAGCTCAACATCAACGGGGCTCTGTATGTGG GTGGGATGAAGGAAATTGCTCTGCACACTAACAGGCAGTACATGCGAGGCCTCGTGGGCTGCATCTCTCATTTCACCCTGTCCACCGATTACCACATTTCCCTCGTGGAAGACGCCGTGGATGGGAAAAACATCAACACTTGTGGAGCCAAGTAA